One window of Candidatus Margulisiibacteriota bacterium genomic DNA carries:
- a CDS encoding aldehyde dehydrogenase family protein yields the protein MKNKVSITQESTSNKPIQVIITNPDIQIIEKKDTKTSINEYLLFINGKDIKTNIVDYSIDADTLIKNPLQTIKSVSLLKKKLIKESAIADAIIGKYYLAEETHIYAAFDSARSSYEEFKNYSVEQRALILKNVKKELINNKDEFISLIIKEGHPYKLAVWEYENMISGVSNENIQFYIELLKKEVTINKEKIIFYRKPDGVILVIPPRNAPASNSFLAISALITGNTLVIKPPQKLPISTVFLWRNIVVPAIIKAGFSPSIINIIQGNSSIILNKALASDKISTIFNFGESSRCIELGKKIYEANKKPILELSGNDIFTVFPDAKITNELIDSALECFLGSTQICMVPKLFFVHENIYDEFVEKILLNIQKVKPGLPSNKDTWLSPVGKVKDYFKYLEDAQQKGAKVLIGGNLLNYKGELDKKGMFIQPTVLAITDYKEISTFMLFEKEIFFPLMPIIKFGSNNQSEDDTNFMIDTINAHKYGLRTSFWTNNKKIISKLVQNIVNSGTIRINSRHIGISPYLSSHGGTSLSGGAYGEMNYMCLRASHMQGISITE from the coding sequence ATGAAAAATAAAGTTTCAATTACACAAGAATCTACTTCTAATAAACCTATCCAAGTAATTATTACAAACCCAGACATCCAAATAATAGAAAAAAAAGACACTAAAACGTCAATTAACGAATACCTTCTTTTTATTAATGGAAAAGATATTAAAACAAATATTGTGGACTATTCTATTGATGCTGATACCTTAATTAAAAACCCACTGCAAACGATTAAATCAGTAAGTTTACTTAAAAAAAAATTAATAAAAGAATCCGCAATTGCAGACGCAATTATCGGAAAATACTATCTAGCAGAAGAAACCCATATTTATGCTGCTTTTGACTCGGCACGGAGCTCTTATGAAGAATTCAAAAATTATAGTGTTGAACAAAGAGCACTAATACTAAAAAATGTAAAAAAAGAACTCATTAATAATAAAGATGAATTCATTTCCTTAATAATCAAAGAAGGTCATCCATATAAATTAGCTGTTTGGGAATACGAAAACATGATCAGCGGTGTTTCCAATGAAAACATTCAATTTTATATTGAGTTACTTAAAAAAGAAGTAACTATTAACAAAGAGAAAATCATCTTTTACAGAAAACCTGATGGGGTAATCCTGGTGATTCCACCAAGAAACGCACCGGCAAGTAATTCTTTTTTAGCAATTTCTGCATTAATTACAGGAAACACCTTAGTAATTAAACCACCTCAAAAACTACCAATATCAACGGTCTTCTTATGGAGAAATATTGTTGTGCCGGCAATAATAAAAGCAGGATTCTCTCCTTCCATTATTAATATTATTCAAGGCAATTCCAGCATCATTCTGAACAAAGCACTTGCCTCAGACAAAATTAGCACTATTTTCAATTTTGGAGAAAGCAGCAGGTGCATAGAATTAGGGAAAAAAATTTATGAAGCAAACAAAAAACCAATTTTAGAATTGTCAGGAAACGACATTTTTACAGTCTTCCCTGATGCAAAAATTACTAACGAACTTATTGACTCAGCCTTAGAATGTTTTTTAGGGTCTACCCAAATATGCATGGTTCCAAAGTTATTTTTTGTTCATGAAAATATCTATGATGAATTTGTTGAAAAAATCTTATTAAATATCCAAAAAGTTAAACCTGGATTACCTTCAAACAAAGACACCTGGTTAAGCCCTGTTGGCAAAGTCAAAGATTACTTTAAATACTTAGAAGATGCTCAACAAAAAGGGGCAAAGGTGCTAATCGGCGGAAATTTATTAAATTACAAAGGTGAGCTTGATAAAAAGGGAATGTTTATTCAACCAACAGTATTAGCAATCACTGATTATAAAGAAATATCAACCTTTATGCTTTTTGAAAAAGAAATATTTTTCCCATTAATGCCTATAATTAAATTCGGCTCAAACAATCAATCAGAAGACGACACAAATTTCATGATTGACACTATAAATGCTCACAAATACGGTCTAAGGACTTCCTTTTGGACAAACAATAAAAAAATTATTTCAAAATTAGTACAAAATATTGTTAATTCTGGAACCATTCGAATCAACTCACGACACATTGGCATATCTCCCTAC
- a CDS encoding response regulator → MLNLFNKHKFGFVIFSIIFSPVILFLLTLYGLLIGFTGGLVWGYEKLKKVFVVVLEQNKFKFVLTKFVFKFFYFYVSCLICLLAAIVGLFIGPFRAYSRFRIFWLDVWCGTLEAKQTVRSLILVVDDEVEIAKNIAERIEQTGKYLTQMAHNGKQALRVLKNNERFLGIAENKVKCIILDIKMPEMDGLQFLKKLRKQEGSSMFKDSGAFHQIPVIILSAYEDIGKISAATDPVTGKVVRYIVKPEKPEHYEELLLAIERVFAGKDQEMITNAYLSGNYRINELRNTC, encoded by the coding sequence ATGTTAAATTTGTTCAACAAACATAAATTTGGTTTTGTAATTTTTTCAATTATTTTTTCTCCTGTAATTTTATTTTTGCTAACACTCTACGGTTTGCTTATCGGTTTTACTGGTGGGCTAGTCTGGGGATACGAAAAATTAAAGAAAGTGTTTGTTGTGGTACTAGAGCAAAATAAGTTTAAATTTGTGCTAACAAAGTTTGTTTTTAAATTTTTTTATTTCTATGTTTCTTGTCTGATTTGTCTGTTAGCGGCTATTGTTGGGCTTTTCATAGGTCCCTTCAGGGCATATTCCAGATTTAGAATTTTTTGGTTAGATGTTTGGTGCGGGACTTTGGAGGCTAAACAAACAGTTAGATCACTTATTTTAGTTGTGGATGATGAAGTGGAGATAGCAAAAAACATTGCTGAAAGAATTGAGCAAACTGGAAAATATTTAACTCAAATGGCTCATAATGGGAAGCAAGCTTTAAGGGTTCTGAAGAATAATGAACGCTTTCTTGGTATTGCAGAAAACAAAGTGAAATGTATTATTTTGGACATTAAAATGCCAGAGATGGATGGGTTACAGTTTTTGAAAAAACTTAGGAAACAAGAAGGCTCGTCAATGTTTAAGGATAGTGGTGCTTTTCATCAAATTCCAGTAATAATACTTTCTGCTTATGAAGATATAGGAAAGATTTCTGCTGCAACAGATCCAGTTACCGGTAAAGTTGTTAGGTATATAGTTAAGCCGGAAAAACCTGAGCATTATGAGGAGTTGTTATTGGCCATAGAAAGAGTCTTTGCTGGTAAAGACCAAGAGATGATAACAAACGCCTATCTTAGTGGTAATTACCGCATAAATGAATTGAGAAATACTTGCTGA